From Balneola sp. MJW-20, the proteins below share one genomic window:
- a CDS encoding GntR family transcriptional regulator, with amino-acid sequence MSDLKKGIPLHKQISDWLRDKIETGSLKRNEKLPSESQLSDKFDVSRVTVRRALQTLENEQVIYRCQGLGSFVSDQRSHHPIMEMRDFMEEMAAAGLEGSSEVVSFKQEIPNEKVYQILEQEPGKKLTRLDRVRLANGEPVAFDVTWLPVFYGQLLQDYDLADTTIFKILEEEYDIPVLRGCYRLEAENADKYVAKHLHIPVGQALTLINRISYTVGDKPVYYQKRYYRSDKVTYQVQVSRGNEVQPPSGELPVNEFRPTFNL; translated from the coding sequence ATGTCAGATCTAAAGAAAGGAATACCATTACACAAACAAATCAGCGACTGGCTGAGAGACAAAATTGAAACGGGTTCTCTGAAAAGAAATGAGAAACTCCCCTCTGAAAGCCAGCTGAGTGATAAGTTTGATGTGAGTCGGGTTACCGTGAGAAGAGCACTGCAAACCCTTGAAAACGAACAGGTGATCTATCGTTGTCAGGGCCTGGGTTCTTTTGTCAGTGACCAGAGAAGTCATCATCCGATCATGGAAATGAGAGATTTTATGGAGGAAATGGCGGCAGCAGGACTCGAAGGCTCATCAGAGGTGGTGTCATTTAAACAAGAGATACCCAATGAAAAAGTATATCAAATCCTGGAACAGGAGCCGGGTAAAAAACTTACCCGACTGGACCGGGTTCGGCTTGCAAACGGGGAACCTGTAGCTTTTGATGTTACCTGGTTGCCTGTATTTTACGGTCAGCTTCTGCAGGATTATGATCTGGCTGATACGACCATTTTCAAGATACTGGAAGAAGAATACGATATACCCGTCCTGCGGGGATGTTACCGGCTGGAAGCAGAGAATGCTGATAAATATGTAGCAAAGCACCTCCACATACCTGTAGGGCAGGCACTTACTCTCATAAATCGGATTTCATATACCGTGGGAGATAAGCCGGTATACTACCAGAAAAGATACTATAGAAGTGATAAAGTAACCTATCAGGTACAGGTAAGCAGGGGAAATGAAGTCCAGCCGCCCTCCGGTGAATTACCTGTCAATGAGTTCAGACCTACTTTTAACTTATGA
- a CDS encoding efflux RND transporter permease subunit, with product MKSGIAGKVAQAFIDSKLTPLLMIAFLAIGVYGTYLTPREEEPQIDVPMADIFIGYPGASADEVEQRVSVPLEKILSNIEGVEYVYSTSMPDQAMVSARFYVGEDVERSLVRLYNELMKHMDRLPGGVSPPMVKTRSIDDVPMMTLTLWSDNYSDYQIRSVADELGLELKKVTDVAQVKVHGGQVRQVRVQPDKSRLALYGVDLTQIYQTITSSNQELSSGSFNRNDTEYLVDTGNFLRNATDISNLIVTVRNGDPIYLKDLAEVTDGPAEPDTYVEYGIGQNTADESGLSSGRTYPAVTLSFAKRPGTDAMAIAEQIIDKTEALQGKIIPSDLNMTVTRNYGKTAAAKVTSLLEHLMAAIIAVTFVVALSMGWRGGLVVFLSVPVTFALTLFLYYMFGYTLNRITLFALVFVTGIVVDDSIIIAENMHRHFKMKKLPFRQAAIASINEVGNPTILATFTVIAAVLPMAFVSGLMGPYMSPMPIGASLAMIFSLIVALVITPWLAFKLLPHGESKKGKEEKEYRLEDTLIYRAYNKTVRPLIEDVKKRWIFIGGVTFLLLASTLLFAFRMVEVKMLPFDNKNEIQLIVDMPEGTTLERTYSVSKEIANSLKDLPELDDFQIYAGTHAPINFNGLVRHYDLRRGSNIADIQLNLVDKSERDAQSHDIAKRIRPVVQEAGREYGANVKVVEVPPGPPVLSTLVVEVYGPDQEERERVGKEVMNIFNSIDGVVDVDWMVEADQTKYALNVNREKAMQSGIAPAQISNTVTMALHGKQAGRIHDADAVNEVPIMLQLAEEDRSGISDLGQIYMQSRNGSMIPVTDLVNITETNRESSIHRKNQRNVLYVTAEVAGAIESPVYALLDAGDKIEQIEMPEGYSLSQIYSGQPFLEEDYTLKWDGEWQITYEVFRDLGIAFAVVLVIIYMLIIGWFQDFKVPIIMMIAIPLSLAGIILGHWLLGAFFTATSMIGMIALAGIMVRNSVLLIDFIQIRLDEGSDLKNAVIEAGAVRTMPILLTAGTVVIGAFVILFDPIFQGLAISLMGGAIASTALTLLMVPLIYYMVERKNHETEITEEAS from the coding sequence ATGAAATCTGGAATTGCCGGAAAAGTAGCACAGGCATTTATAGACTCTAAACTCACTCCCCTACTAATGATCGCCTTTCTGGCTATCGGAGTCTATGGAACCTACCTGACACCAAGGGAAGAAGAACCGCAGATCGATGTACCTATGGCCGATATTTTTATCGGATATCCCGGTGCTTCGGCTGATGAAGTTGAACAGCGCGTATCCGTTCCGCTGGAAAAGATCCTCTCTAATATTGAGGGAGTGGAATATGTTTACTCTACCTCCATGCCGGATCAGGCCATGGTCTCCGCCCGCTTCTATGTGGGAGAGGATGTAGAAAGAAGCCTGGTCAGGTTATACAATGAACTCATGAAACATATGGACCGGCTTCCCGGTGGAGTTAGCCCGCCAATGGTGAAGACCCGCTCCATTGATGACGTCCCGATGATGACCCTGACCCTGTGGTCGGATAATTACAGTGATTATCAGATCCGGAGTGTAGCTGACGAGCTGGGACTGGAACTAAAAAAAGTTACTGATGTAGCTCAGGTTAAAGTACATGGCGGACAGGTAAGACAAGTCAGAGTACAACCCGACAAATCCAGGCTTGCTCTTTATGGTGTCGACCTGACTCAGATCTATCAGACCATCACTTCTTCCAATCAGGAACTCAGTTCCGGTTCTTTTAACAGGAATGATACTGAATACCTTGTTGACACCGGTAATTTCCTGAGAAATGCGACAGATATTTCTAATCTGATAGTGACAGTCAGAAACGGTGATCCTATTTATCTTAAGGACCTCGCAGAGGTTACCGACGGACCAGCCGAGCCGGACACCTACGTGGAATACGGAATCGGACAAAATACCGCTGATGAAAGCGGTCTGAGTTCAGGCAGGACCTATCCTGCAGTCACCCTGTCTTTCGCAAAAAGACCCGGCACCGATGCCATGGCGATTGCGGAGCAGATCATTGATAAAACAGAAGCACTTCAGGGAAAGATCATCCCTTCTGACCTGAATATGACCGTAACCCGGAATTATGGAAAGACGGCTGCGGCTAAAGTAACCTCTTTGCTTGAGCATTTAATGGCTGCGATCATTGCAGTAACCTTTGTGGTCGCTCTCTCCATGGGCTGGAGAGGCGGACTGGTCGTTTTCCTTTCGGTGCCGGTCACTTTCGCGCTAACCCTGTTCCTCTATTACATGTTCGGTTACACCCTGAACAGAATCACTTTATTTGCCTTGGTATTCGTAACCGGAATTGTGGTGGACGACTCCATCATCATAGCCGAGAATATGCACAGGCACTTTAAAATGAAGAAACTCCCGTTCAGACAGGCCGCAATTGCTTCAATTAATGAGGTTGGCAATCCTACAATTCTGGCAACTTTTACTGTGATCGCAGCGGTACTTCCAATGGCTTTTGTATCGGGTTTGATGGGGCCTTATATGAGTCCTATGCCGATCGGAGCCTCTCTTGCAATGATCTTCTCATTGATCGTCGCACTCGTTATTACTCCATGGCTGGCATTTAAACTGCTTCCTCATGGTGAATCGAAAAAGGGAAAAGAAGAAAAAGAATACCGGCTTGAAGACACGCTGATATACCGGGCCTACAACAAAACCGTGCGTCCGCTAATAGAAGATGTCAAAAAGCGATGGATCTTTATAGGTGGGGTGACTTTTCTTCTTCTTGCTTCCACCCTGCTGTTCGCATTCAGAATGGTAGAAGTAAAAATGCTGCCTTTCGATAACAAGAATGAGATACAGCTGATCGTGGATATGCCGGAAGGTACGACACTGGAGAGAACCTATTCGGTGTCTAAAGAAATCGCCAACAGCCTGAAGGATCTACCGGAGCTGGATGATTTCCAGATCTATGCAGGAACTCATGCACCCATAAATTTTAACGGACTTGTTCGTCATTATGACCTGCGCCGGGGATCTAATATTGCAGATATTCAGCTTAACCTGGTGGATAAATCCGAACGGGATGCACAAAGTCATGATATTGCGAAGCGCATCCGACCGGTAGTACAGGAAGCCGGGCGTGAATACGGTGCCAATGTAAAAGTGGTGGAAGTACCACCGGGTCCTCCTGTTTTATCCACGCTGGTGGTTGAAGTTTACGGACCTGATCAGGAAGAGCGTGAGCGTGTAGGTAAAGAGGTCATGAACATTTTCAATAGCATTGACGGAGTGGTTGATGTGGACTGGATGGTTGAGGCTGATCAGACCAAATATGCGCTGAATGTCAATAGAGAGAAAGCTATGCAGTCCGGAATAGCCCCGGCACAGATCTCGAACACCGTGACCATGGCTTTACATGGTAAACAAGCCGGCAGGATCCATGATGCGGATGCTGTGAATGAGGTCCCGATCATGCTGCAGCTGGCGGAAGAAGACCGCTCCGGTATTTCTGATCTCGGACAGATCTATATGCAAAGTAGGAATGGATCCATGATCCCCGTCACTGATCTGGTCAATATTACAGAGACGAATAGAGAATCATCCATCCACCGTAAGAATCAGCGAAACGTACTGTATGTTACAGCTGAAGTAGCTGGTGCTATTGAAAGTCCGGTATATGCACTGCTGGATGCCGGTGATAAGATCGAACAGATCGAAATGCCGGAAGGATATTCCCTTTCACAGATCTATTCAGGACAGCCATTTCTGGAGGAAGATTACACATTAAAGTGGGACGGTGAATGGCAGATCACTTATGAAGTATTCCGTGATCTTGGAATTGCATTTGCGGTTGTTCTGGTGATCATATACATGCTGATCATCGGCTGGTTCCAGGATTTCAAAGTACCCATCATTATGATGATCGCCATTCCTTTATCCCTGGCGGGAATCATTCTGGGACACTGGTTGCTCGGAGCCTTCTTTACCGCTACTTCTATGATCGGTATGATCGCGCTTGCCGGGATCATGGTACGTAATTCTGTACTTCTGATCGACTTTATCCAGATACGACTGGATGAGGGATCTGACCTTAAGAATGCGGTGATCGAAGCGGGTGCGGTACGAACTATGCCGATCCTGCTGACTGCCGGTACCGTCGTGATCGGAGCATTCGTAATATTATTCGATCCTATCTTTCAGGGACTGGCAATCTCCCTGATGGGCGGTGCGATCGCATCTACAGCTCTGACTCTTCTGATGGTTCCGCTGATCTATTACATGGTGGAACGCAAGAACCATGAAACTGAAATAACCGAGGAAGCATCATGA
- the ettA gene encoding energy-dependent translational throttle protein EttA: protein MSDQKIIFSMVGVSKIYKPNKTVLKDIYLSFFYGAKIGVLGLNGAGKSTLLKIIAGEDDDYLGNISAQKGISFGYLPQEPKLDPSKTVKEIVEEGVQDTVDLLKEYEEVSAKFSDPDADFDALIEKQAKLQEKIDQIGAWDIDSKLEQAMDALRCPPSDTSVSVLSGGEARRVALCRLLLKKPDVLLLDEPTNHLDAESVGWLEQHLARYEGTVIAVTHDRYFLDNVAGWILELDRGEGIPFEGNYSSWLEQKSKRLKQEERQESKRQKTLERELEWIRQNPKGRRAKSKARINAYEEMLKEDQQKRREDMEIFIPAGPRLGDKVIVADHVQKGFEDRLLVEDMNFQLPPGGIVGVIGPNGAGKTTLFKMITGEEKPDKGTLELGDTVKLGYVDQKRPLDPSKSIWEEVSDGNDILKLGNKEVNSRAYVARFNFSGSDQQKKVSELSGGERNRVHLAKMLKEGANVLLLDEPTNDLDVNTLRALEDALLNFPGCVVVISHDRWFLDRIATHILAFEGNSQVYWFEGNYAEYEENRKTRLGITDEQPHKIKYKKLMR from the coding sequence TTGAGCGATCAAAAAATTATATTTTCGATGGTTGGGGTCAGTAAGATCTACAAACCCAACAAAACGGTATTAAAAGATATCTATCTTTCATTTTTCTATGGAGCCAAAATTGGCGTTCTTGGTCTGAATGGAGCCGGTAAGAGTACTTTGCTGAAGATCATTGCTGGAGAAGACGATGATTATCTGGGAAATATTTCTGCACAAAAAGGTATCAGCTTCGGATATCTGCCTCAGGAACCAAAGCTGGATCCTTCAAAGACTGTCAAAGAGATCGTAGAAGAAGGAGTGCAGGATACAGTAGATCTATTGAAAGAGTATGAAGAGGTCAGCGCAAAATTCAGCGACCCTGATGCTGATTTCGATGCACTGATCGAAAAACAGGCTAAGTTGCAGGAAAAGATCGACCAGATCGGTGCCTGGGATATTGACAGTAAACTGGAACAGGCCATGGATGCACTTAGATGTCCTCCTTCCGATACGAGTGTTTCAGTTCTTTCCGGAGGTGAAGCCAGACGGGTTGCCTTGTGCAGGTTATTACTCAAAAAACCGGACGTGCTTCTACTGGACGAGCCGACGAATCACCTGGATGCAGAGTCTGTAGGTTGGCTTGAACAACATCTGGCCCGATATGAAGGTACGGTGATTGCGGTCACTCACGACCGTTACTTTCTGGATAATGTTGCCGGATGGATACTGGAGCTGGACCGGGGAGAAGGAATTCCATTTGAGGGTAATTACTCCTCCTGGCTGGAGCAAAAATCGAAAAGACTCAAGCAGGAAGAAAGACAGGAATCCAAGAGGCAAAAAACACTGGAAAGAGAACTGGAATGGATCCGTCAGAATCCAAAAGGCCGCCGGGCTAAGAGTAAGGCCCGTATCAATGCTTATGAAGAGATGCTGAAAGAAGATCAGCAAAAAAGAAGAGAGGATATGGAGATCTTCATCCCGGCCGGTCCCCGCCTCGGAGATAAGGTTATTGTGGCCGATCATGTTCAAAAGGGTTTCGAAGACCGACTGCTCGTAGAAGATATGAATTTTCAACTTCCTCCCGGTGGAATCGTAGGGGTCATTGGTCCCAATGGTGCAGGTAAAACTACGTTATTTAAGATGATAACTGGAGAGGAAAAACCGGATAAGGGTACACTGGAGCTGGGAGATACTGTAAAGCTGGGGTATGTGGATCAGAAGCGGCCTTTAGATCCTTCTAAAAGTATCTGGGAAGAAGTTTCGGATGGCAACGATATTCTGAAACTGGGAAATAAAGAAGTTAATTCAAGGGCCTATGTTGCCCGATTTAATTTCAGTGGCTCAGATCAACAAAAGAAAGTAAGTGAACTTTCTGGAGGGGAAAGAAACCGGGTACATTTAGCAAAAATGCTGAAAGAAGGTGCCAATGTATTGCTGCTTGATGAGCCTACTAATGACCTTGACGTTAATACATTAAGGGCACTGGAAGACGCCTTATTGAATTTCCCTGGCTGTGTGGTGGTGATCTCTCACGACCGGTGGTTTCTTGACCGTATAGCCACTCACATACTCGCATTTGAAGGCAATAGTCAGGTATACTGGTTTGAAGGAAACTATGCTGAGTATGAGGAAAATCGTAAAACCCGACTCGGAATCACCGATGAACAGCCTCATAAGATCAAATACAAGAAGCTTATGAGATGA
- a CDS encoding sensor histidine kinase, which translates to MADSKKKIIDVFPDQSLEVDRRIIYLVLFGIFCGLFIVVLANISVNTAAGMRAYVAGEGFWAKAQKSATLNLSNYIQTEDSAYFNQFRDNIQVNLQDRVAREELSKEDYDYQKAFEAFLGGNNKPDDIPYMIRVYRYYSYLEPVKKVISHWEEGDRLIEDLISFADLIHVEIQDGNLSEEKKSEYLQVLTSKDEEFTLVEAAFSNSIGELARIVQFVLRWSAIVLGVLLLSVGGVFSFRFKRSAKEWMESLKSSQERFMNVINNSPDVLYESRLDDMSYEYVSPSLVDLLGYQPEELAKGGKDFLMDITHPDDIHRLLDEYDMLYEATESGTRSHLEYRVKNASGEYIWLSSLKTLIIDDEGVSKIIGNVREITDQKEQEAQLIRSLEEKEILIKEVHHRVKNNLAIINSMIELQKAKAGNDSMDVLSASQSVINSISKVHEKLYKTTDLDRVEMRAYLTELVEELKEAFRTRQKSIDFELHISELYMKTRPAVSTGLILNELITNAIKYAFSDNKGGTIQINLLTEGDKVRLSVINDGDPIDEEEISNNNDSLGMTMISVLVDRLKGELEILGGDQTEFRITFDISHVIDED; encoded by the coding sequence ATGGCAGATAGTAAAAAGAAAATTATAGACGTATTTCCTGATCAGAGTCTGGAAGTTGACCGAAGAATCATTTACCTGGTTCTCTTTGGTATTTTTTGCGGACTCTTTATAGTAGTGCTTGCCAATATCTCCGTGAACACTGCTGCCGGAATGAGGGCATATGTAGCAGGGGAAGGCTTCTGGGCCAAAGCTCAAAAATCTGCTACGCTGAACCTGAGTAACTACATACAAACGGAAGACAGTGCTTATTTCAATCAGTTCAGGGATAATATCCAGGTAAATTTGCAGGATCGAGTTGCAAGAGAGGAATTGTCTAAGGAAGATTATGACTATCAGAAAGCTTTTGAGGCCTTTCTCGGAGGTAATAATAAGCCTGACGACATTCCTTATATGATCAGGGTTTACCGCTATTACAGCTATCTTGAACCTGTGAAGAAAGTGATCAGCCACTGGGAAGAAGGGGATAGATTAATTGAGGACCTGATCTCATTTGCGGATCTTATACACGTCGAAATACAGGATGGGAATCTTAGCGAAGAGAAAAAGAGCGAATATCTGCAGGTTTTGACTTCCAAAGATGAGGAATTCACCCTCGTGGAAGCAGCATTCTCTAATTCAATTGGTGAACTGGCAAGGATTGTACAATTTGTGCTAAGATGGAGTGCCATTGTCCTGGGTGTATTGTTACTTTCTGTGGGAGGAGTTTTTTCTTTCCGTTTTAAACGCTCAGCGAAGGAATGGATGGAATCGCTTAAATCCAGCCAGGAAAGATTTATGAATGTGATCAATAATTCTCCGGATGTTCTGTATGAAAGCCGCCTGGACGATATGTCATACGAATATGTGAGTCCTTCACTGGTTGATCTGCTTGGCTATCAGCCGGAAGAATTGGCCAAAGGGGGTAAAGACTTTCTCATGGATATTACTCACCCGGATGATATACATCGTTTATTAGATGAGTATGATATGCTGTATGAGGCAACCGAAAGCGGAACTCGTTCACATCTTGAATACAGGGTAAAAAATGCCTCGGGTGAGTATATCTGGTTGAGCAGTCTTAAAACCCTGATCATTGATGATGAAGGAGTTTCAAAGATCATAGGTAATGTAAGGGAGATCACAGATCAGAAGGAACAGGAAGCGCAGCTGATACGCTCTCTGGAGGAAAAGGAAATACTCATTAAAGAAGTACATCACAGGGTTAAAAATAATCTGGCAATCATTAACAGCATGATCGAGCTGCAAAAAGCGAAGGCGGGAAATGACTCGATGGATGTTCTGAGCGCCAGTCAGTCGGTGATCAATTCCATCTCCAAAGTTCATGAAAAACTCTATAAGACCACAGATTTGGACCGTGTTGAAATGCGTGCCTATCTGACCGAATTGGTGGAGGAATTAAAAGAGGCTTTCCGTACCCGGCAGAAGTCCATTGATTTTGAACTGCACATCAGTGAATTATATATGAAAACGCGTCCCGCAGTTTCCACAGGTCTGATCCTTAACGAATTGATCACAAATGCGATTAAATATGCATTTAGTGACAACAAAGGAGGTACTATTCAGATCAATCTGCTTACTGAGGGGGATAAGGTCAGGTTAAGTGTTATAAATGATGGGGACCCGA
- a CDS encoding efflux RND transporter periplasmic adaptor subunit: MKSIRIYFWGLLVLTFSITACSNDSSGEDSPDETIQAEVITLSQRPSGSVSTFGGEVKSTSSINIATKVMGEVESVPFQIGESFRRGDIILQIKQDQILAQEAQANAALQEARVAFEQAEKDLKRFEELYKENSASLKELENAQNHMDASRLRAQMAEARIREIEDLKSYTAVRAPYNGVVSGKFMEEGDLASPGMPVLSIEQNNSFKFTFTVPEARINEISTGDTLLVSIPALSGSTLQSQVSRVNTSGNSVSRQFRVEATISESLTGLRSGMYGEAELRNRKMQQIVIPESAVVVRGQLRGVYTVNEDNTALLKWISLGQKTENGFVVLSGLRPGEKIVRDVTGSIYDGALIANN; this comes from the coding sequence ATGAAATCAATTAGAATATACTTTTGGGGACTTTTGGTCCTGACCTTTAGCATCACTGCCTGCAGCAATGATTCTTCTGGTGAAGATTCTCCGGATGAAACGATACAAGCGGAAGTGATCACACTGTCTCAGCGCCCGTCCGGTTCAGTTTCCACTTTTGGCGGAGAGGTAAAAAGCACATCTTCCATAAATATAGCCACTAAGGTTATGGGAGAAGTGGAATCTGTGCCTTTTCAGATCGGTGAATCTTTCCGCCGTGGAGATATTATTCTTCAAATAAAGCAGGATCAGATCCTGGCACAGGAGGCGCAAGCTAACGCCGCATTGCAGGAAGCACGCGTTGCCTTTGAGCAGGCAGAGAAAGATCTGAAACGCTTTGAAGAACTCTATAAAGAAAACAGTGCCAGTCTTAAGGAACTGGAGAATGCTCAAAATCATATGGATGCAAGCCGGTTAAGAGCTCAGATGGCAGAAGCCCGGATCCGGGAGATTGAAGATCTCAAATCCTACACTGCGGTAAGGGCTCCTTATAATGGAGTTGTTAGCGGTAAATTTATGGAAGAGGGGGACCTGGCTTCTCCCGGAATGCCTGTATTAAGCATAGAACAGAACAATTCCTTTAAGTTTACCTTTACGGTACCTGAGGCACGCATAAATGAAATTTCAACGGGTGACACCCTTCTTGTCAGTATTCCGGCATTATCTGGAAGCACCCTGCAATCACAGGTATCCCGTGTAAATACCTCCGGTAATTCCGTAAGTCGTCAGTTCAGAGTGGAAGCCACGATCAGCGAAAGTTTAACGGGCCTCCGGTCAGGTATGTACGGAGAAGCAGAACTCAGAAACCGTAAAATGCAGCAGATCGTGATCCCTGAATCTGCCGTTGTGGTAAGAGGTCAGCTTCGTGGGGTGTATACTGTGAACGAAGACAATACAGCACTGCTCAAATGGATCTCACTGGGTCAAAAGACTGAAAACGGTTTTGTGGTTTTATCAGGACTCAGACCCGGTGAAAAGATCGTCAGAGATGTAACCGGCTCCATTTATGATGGTGCCCTCATAGCTAATAATTAA
- a CDS encoding DUF302 domain-containing protein, protein MSYYFNTTINEDFEKAKEIVTEALKEQGFGILTEISVNETFKKKLDLDFKKYHILGACNPNFAHQAISKEDKIGVMLPCNVILEENEDGSIEVSAVDPVASMQAVKNKDLGGIAEQVRDRLQAVIQSL, encoded by the coding sequence ATGAGTTACTATTTCAATACTACTATTAACGAAGACTTTGAAAAGGCAAAAGAGATCGTTACCGAAGCGCTGAAAGAACAAGGCTTTGGCATACTTACAGAGATCAGTGTGAATGAAACTTTCAAAAAGAAACTGGATCTGGATTTTAAGAAATATCATATACTTGGAGCTTGTAATCCTAATTTTGCACATCAGGCAATCTCCAAGGAAGACAAGATCGGCGTGATGCTCCCCTGCAATGTAATACTCGAGGAAAATGAAGACGGCAGTATTGAGGTTTCGGCCGTAGACCCGGTCGCTTCTATGCAAGCAGTAAAGAACAAAGACCTGGGCGGTATCGCGGAGCAAGTCAGAGATCGTCTTCAAGCAGTTATCCAAAGTCTGTAA
- a CDS encoding TolC family protein, producing the protein MNTTKLIILIFILTITAGMKAVILAQSGPVITELSLKQAIELTKTHNYDVLLAKQDLSIAKAKRDQANAVFLPQISVEETALKTTDPVAAFGIKLRQGIAVPADFDPAVLNDPDAINNYNTRVEVMQPLFNPDGFYERSAARSGMLSAREKEASVQNMQVFRVKEHYHRLNLLLSKEEALTTSLELAQSIEKQSSDYFDQGLINRAEYLEARVQVLNVEEQLLGTQNQIADAKDNLAILLGMEPGTELILTTPLESMDAESVDVPEGPVRNAGLRALSFQLEASEKALKASRFSFIPKINLFGAYEFNDDQLFGLSNDNYTIGASLRWDLFKGFSQIGKVNQRKAEQRSMKIRYDQQYDQLQSQIRMKERSLNQSLKKIELNSIAAEQAEEEYRIRSNRFDKGLEKVSDLLKAEAQYLNKDLSLLQALYEYQVNLASLEYLLETKF; encoded by the coding sequence ATGAACACCACTAAATTAATCATCCTCATTTTCATCCTCACGATCACCGCAGGGATGAAGGCTGTTATACTGGCTCAATCGGGGCCGGTAATAACAGAATTAAGTCTGAAGCAGGCCATAGAGCTGACGAAAACCCACAACTATGATGTGCTTCTGGCTAAGCAGGATCTTTCTATAGCAAAAGCTAAAAGAGATCAGGCTAATGCCGTTTTCCTTCCCCAGATTTCCGTGGAAGAAACAGCTCTGAAGACTACTGATCCGGTAGCTGCTTTTGGTATTAAGTTGCGCCAAGGAATTGCAGTTCCTGCTGATTTTGACCCCGCTGTACTTAATGATCCCGATGCCATCAACAATTATAACACAAGAGTTGAGGTCATGCAGCCCTTATTTAATCCGGATGGCTTCTATGAGAGATCTGCAGCCAGGTCGGGTATGCTTTCCGCCAGAGAAAAAGAAGCCTCGGTTCAAAATATGCAGGTTTTCCGAGTCAAAGAGCATTATCACCGACTCAATCTGCTTTTATCAAAAGAGGAAGCTCTGACTACCAGTCTGGAACTTGCCCAATCTATAGAGAAACAATCTTCCGACTATTTTGATCAGGGACTCATTAACAGAGCAGAATACCTGGAAGCAAGAGTCCAGGTATTGAATGTGGAGGAACAGTTGCTGGGCACTCAAAATCAGATAGCGGACGCTAAGGATAACCTGGCGATCCTTCTTGGAATGGAACCCGGAACCGAACTTATTCTTACCACCCCTCTCGAATCGATGGATGCGGAAAGCGTGGATGTACCTGAAGGTCCGGTAAGAAACGCAGGTCTTCGGGCCCTCTCATTTCAGCTGGAGGCAAGCGAAAAAGCCCTGAAAGCATCCAGATTCAGCTTCATACCCAAGATCAATCTTTTTGGAGCATATGAATTCAATGATGATCAGCTTTTTGGGTTGTCCAATGATAATTATACCATCGGGGCAAGTCTCAGGTGGGACCTCTTTAAAGGATTTAGTCAGATCGGAAAGGTTAATCAGCGCAAAGCAGAGCAACGCTCAATGAAGATCCGCTATGACCAACAATATGATCAGTTGCAGTCTCAGATCCGAATGAAAGAGCGGTCGCTTAATCAATCTTTAAAAAAGATCGAGCTGAATAGTATTGCAGCAGAGCAGGCTGAAGAAGAATACCGTATCCGGTCTAACCGGTTTGATAAAGGTCTGGAAAAAGTCTCCGACCTGCTCAAAGCGGAAGCACAATATCTGAATAAAGACCTCAGCCTGCTTCAGGCACTTTATGAGTACCAGGTAAACCTGGCCTCCCTTGAATATTTATTAGAAACAAAATTTTGA